A section of the Oryzias latipes chromosome 10, ASM223467v1 genome encodes:
- the LOC101173950 gene encoding ubiquitin-like protein 3 → MTAQTDLDMVHLRLILVSGKTQDFTFSPNDSATDIAKHVFDNWPAGWEEEQVSSPSILRLIFQGRFLHGNVTLGALKLPPGRTTVMHLVARETLPEPNSHGQRNREKTTESNCCLLL, encoded by the exons ATGACAGCCCAGACGGACCTTGATATG gtGCACCTCCGCCTTATTCTGGTCAGTGGCAAAACGCAAGACTTCACCTTCTCCCCGAATGATTCTGCCACAGACATCGCTAAGCATGTGTTTGACAACTGGCCAGCAG GATGGGAGGAAGAGCAAGTGAGCAGTCCCAGTATCTTGCGCCTCATCTTCCAGGGACGCTTCCTTCATGGCAACGTCACCCTGGGAG cTTTAAAACTGCCACCTGGCCGAACAACTGTCATGCACTTGGTTGCCAGGGAGACTCTGCCGGAGCCCAACTCTCATG GTCAAAGGAACAGAGAAAAGACTACAGAGAGCAACTGCTGCCTCCTCCTGTAA
- the LOC110015734 gene encoding forkhead box protein O6 gives MEESSMPAIDPDFEPQSRPRSCTWPLPRPDISTVKAEGADGAESTAGTPPADEDKPEAQQITSEPEKAGAAAEGGAIAGVGGVSAASRKGSSRRNAWGNQSYADLISQAIENSPEKRLTLAQIYEWMVKTVPYFRDKGDSNSSAGWKNSIRHNLSLHNKFLRVHNESTGKSSWWMLNPEGGKTGKAPRRRAASMDNSSKLLKSRMRAKQTKKQAGAASSGGALQGDGSTGSAGADSPNSSQQYSKWGVNSSSPSSRGSLDDGDMWNTFRPRTSSNASTLSGRLSPIAPGQEDDDNLPDDGILGRYTASSLTPTLTETLMEELDMIDHLTLMTGQQGGASPSTAPPAPPTPLPSASTLLPRGSSFPSFHQLQSSSLSQAPPHSGAQAPVSLCGPSSKDATTFSNSLFNPIPSSASSGGSTYGTHVPSSLEALLTSDSPPPSDILMAQVDSLLPSTGGVGQMGLSASAGGMRPKPNQLLLGKGLEPNAVAPMALQPRMQQQQQQQQHHIHQQHQHHSHMSLGMILSGLSQDPPQLSTLKDQHAPAVGSHHASPVGAVNPSMNLQGMSPFGAPSCFPTSQDRLPTDLDMDMFTENLDCDVDYIINSDLMDGDGIDFNFDPILPGGQGYAGPATTQGSAHSWVPS, from the exons ATGGAGGAGTCATCGATGCCCGCCATTGACCCAGATTTCGAGCCGCAGAGCAGACCCCGCTCCTGCACGTGGCCGCTCCCGAGACCCGACATCTCCACCGTCAAAGCGGAGGGGGCGGACGGCGCCGAGTCCACCGCCGGGACCCCGCCCGCGGACGAGGACAAGCCCGAAGCGCAGCAAATCACGTCCGAGCCCGAGAAAGCTGGAGCCGCGGCGGAGGGCGGAGCCATCGCGGGGGTGGGCGGGGTCAGCGCCGCGTCACGCAAAGGATCTTCCCGACGGAACGCGTGGGGGAACCAGAGCTACGCGGATCTGATCAGCCAGGCCATCGAGAACTCTCCGGAAAAGAGGCTAACGCTGGCCCAGATCTACGAGTGGATGGTGAAAACTGTGCCTTACTTCAGAGATAAAGGAGACAGCAACAGCTCCGCCGGGTGGAAG AATTCAATTCGCCACAACTTATCTCTGCACAATAAGTTCTTGAGGGTGCACAATGAGTCAACAGGAAAGAGTTCCTGGTGGATGCTCAACCCGGAAGGGGGGAAGACCGGGAAGGCTCCTCGCCGGCGTGCAGCCTCCATGGACAACAGCAGCAAGCTGCTGAAGAGCCGCATGCGGGCCAAGCAGACCAAGAAGCAGGCGGGAGCGGCCAGCTCCGGGGGGGCGCTGCAAGGCGACGGCAGCACGGGCTCGGCGGGGGCCGACAGCCCCAACTCTTCCCAGCAGTATTCCAAATGGGGGGTGAACAGCAGCAGCCCGTCGTCTCGCGGCAGTCTGGATGACGGCGACATGTGGAACACCTTCCGCCCGCGCACAAGCTCCAACGCCAGCACGCTGAGCGGACGCCTGTCGCCCATCGCTCCCGGGCAGGAGGACGATGACAACCTGCCCGACGATGGGATACTGGGGAGATACACCGCCAGCAGCCTGACCCCCACCCTCACGGAGACCCTTATGGAGGAGCTAGATATGATCGACCACCTTACCCTGATGACggggcagcagggaggggccaGTCCCAGCACCGCCCCAccagcaccccccaccccactcccCTCTGCCTCCACCCTGCTGCCAAGAGGCTCCAGCTtcccctccttccatcagctgCAGTCATCCAGCCTCTCACAGGCCCCCCCTCACAGCGGGGCCCAGGCCCCCGTCTCTCTGTGTGGACCCAGCAGCAAAGACGCCACCACCTTCAGTAACTCTCTGTTCAACCCCATCCCCAGCTCTGCCTCCAGTGGGGGCAGCACTTACGGTACCCACGTACCCTCCAGCCTGGAGGCGCTGCTCACCTCCGACTCCCCGCCCCCAAGTGATATTTTGATGGCTCAGGTAGACTCCCTCCTCCCCAGCACTGGAGGTGTGGGGCAGATGGGTCTGAGCGCATCTGCAGGGGGCATGAGGCCCAAACCcaaccagctgctgctgggcaAAGGGCTGGAGCCAAACGCCGTGGCTCCCATGGCGCTGCAGCCTcggatgcagcagcagcagcagcagcagcagcaccacattcaccagcagcaccagcaccactcCCACATGAGTTTGGGGATGATCCTTTCAGGCCTATCCCAGGACCCGCCTCAGCTCTCCACTCTCAAAGACCAGCACGCCCCGGCCGTGGGTTCTCATCACGCGTCGCCCGTGGGCGCCGTCAATCCCAGCATGAACCTGCAGGGGATGAGTCCGTTCGGAGCTCCGTCCTGCTTCCCCACCTCTCAGGACCGGCTGCCCACTGACTTGGACATGGACATGTTCACGGAAAACCTGGACTGTGATGTGGACTACATTATCAACAGTGACCTCATGGATGGAGACGGCATTGATTTTAACTTTGACCCCATACTGCCTGGAGGCCAAGGCTACGCTGGGCCGGCCACCACGCAGGGCTCGGCCCACAGCTGGGTTCCCAGCTAA
- the LOC101170524 gene encoding sestrin-3 isoform X1: MIICTNKMEYRLRSQCQRVQKQGLQVMVNGEKDRVSLLVMKALVSRGSVDAVSQQMATHPQYLESFLRTQHYILHMDGPLPLPYRHYIAIMAAARHHCDYLVYLHSAQFLRVGGDHLWLQSLEAAPPRLRLLDHINKVLAHQPWLTACSHIQTLLKAGEQCWSLAELVQAVVILAHCHSLCSFVCGCDVNPDFVLFSKSPNDTLPAFSPYDAANGNTNVPQSLAAPSEHRTRRRSLESSCEMVFLRERIQKSQEERDKREEQFLQTHQQTDTEEEEEMICFADPSRFITDPDFCYQEFSRREEDRFQVLRIQDYSWEDHGFSLVNRLYSDIGHLLDDRFRSVATLPSLHSPDLKRAVWNYIHFVLGIRYDDYDYGEVNQLLEPDLKLYIKAVACFPDATKTLMCPLSLTAAKSSERTHINLLIMEARLQAELLYALRAITQYMIT, from the exons ATGATCATCTGCACGAATAAAATGGAGTATCGCTTAAGATCGCAGTGCCAGCGAGTACAGAAGCAG ggtctgcaggtgatggtGAACGGTGAGAAGGACCGAGTGTCGCTGCTGGTCATGAAGGCGCTGGTCAGCAGGGGGAGTGTAGACGCCGTATCCCAGCAGATGGCCACTCACCCCCAGTATCTGGAGAGCTTCCTGCGCACACAGCACTACATCCTGCACATGGACGGCCCCCTGCCGCTACCATATCGCCATTACATCGCCATCATG GCTGCAGCTCGACACCACTGCGACTACCTGGTGTACCTGCACTCAGCCCAGTTTCTGAGAGTGGGAGGCGACCATCTGTGGCTGCAGAGTTTGGAAGCAGCGCCTCCTCGTCTTCGTCTCCTTGACCACATTAACAAGGTGCTGGCCCACCAGCCGTGGCTAACCGCCTGCTCCCATATACAG ACGTTGCTGAAGGCGGGCGAGCAGTGCTGGTCACTGGCAGAGCTGGTGCAGGCCGTGGTAATCCTGGCTCACTGTCACTCCCTCTGCAGCTTTGTGTGTGGATGCGATGTGAACCCGGACTTTGTCCTGTTCTCCAAATCTCCCAACGACACGCTGCCAGCCTTCAGCCCTTACGATGCTGCCAACGGCAACACCAATGTGCCTCAGTCGCTTGCTGCCCCCTCTGAACATAGAACACGGCGACGG TCCCTGGAATCCAGTTGTGAGATGGTCTTTCTTAGAGAGAGGATCCAGAAGTCCCAGGAGGAACGGGACAAAAGAGAAGAGCAGTTTCTGCAGACACACCAGCAAACAG ACacggaagaggaggaggagatgatTTGCTTCGCAGATCCGTCGCGCTTTATCACAGATCCTGACTTTTGCTATCAGGAGTTCAGCCGCCGAGAGGAAGATCGTTTCCAAGTGTTAAGAATTCAG GACTATTCGTGGGAAGACCACGGCTTCTCCTTGGTCAACAGACTGTACTCGGACATCGGGCACCTGTTGGACGACAGATTCAGAAGTGTAGCCACCCTGCCCTCGTTGCATAGCCCCGACCTGAAGAGAGCCGTCTGGAATtatattcattttgttttaggaATCCG CTATGATGATTATGATTATGGAGAGGTGAACCAGTTGCTGGAACCAGATTTAAAGCTGTACATCAAAGCCGTGGCTTGTTTCCCGGACGCCACAAAAACCCTGATGTGTCCGCTGAGTTTGACCGCCGCTAAAAGCTCTGAACGG ACACACATTAATTTACTCATCATGGAAGCCCGGCTGCAGGCAGAGCTGCTCTACGCACTGAGAGCCATCACTCAGTACATGATTACCTAA
- the LOC101170524 gene encoding sestrin-3 isoform X2, with product MIICTNKMEYRLRSQCQRVQKQVMVNGEKDRVSLLVMKALVSRGSVDAVSQQMATHPQYLESFLRTQHYILHMDGPLPLPYRHYIAIMAAARHHCDYLVYLHSAQFLRVGGDHLWLQSLEAAPPRLRLLDHINKVLAHQPWLTACSHIQTLLKAGEQCWSLAELVQAVVILAHCHSLCSFVCGCDVNPDFVLFSKSPNDTLPAFSPYDAANGNTNVPQSLAAPSEHRTRRRSLESSCEMVFLRERIQKSQEERDKREEQFLQTHQQTDTEEEEEMICFADPSRFITDPDFCYQEFSRREEDRFQVLRIQDYSWEDHGFSLVNRLYSDIGHLLDDRFRSVATLPSLHSPDLKRAVWNYIHFVLGIRYDDYDYGEVNQLLEPDLKLYIKAVACFPDATKTLMCPLSLTAAKSSERTHINLLIMEARLQAELLYALRAITQYMIT from the exons ATGATCATCTGCACGAATAAAATGGAGTATCGCTTAAGATCGCAGTGCCAGCGAGTACAGAAGCAG gtgatggtGAACGGTGAGAAGGACCGAGTGTCGCTGCTGGTCATGAAGGCGCTGGTCAGCAGGGGGAGTGTAGACGCCGTATCCCAGCAGATGGCCACTCACCCCCAGTATCTGGAGAGCTTCCTGCGCACACAGCACTACATCCTGCACATGGACGGCCCCCTGCCGCTACCATATCGCCATTACATCGCCATCATG GCTGCAGCTCGACACCACTGCGACTACCTGGTGTACCTGCACTCAGCCCAGTTTCTGAGAGTGGGAGGCGACCATCTGTGGCTGCAGAGTTTGGAAGCAGCGCCTCCTCGTCTTCGTCTCCTTGACCACATTAACAAGGTGCTGGCCCACCAGCCGTGGCTAACCGCCTGCTCCCATATACAG ACGTTGCTGAAGGCGGGCGAGCAGTGCTGGTCACTGGCAGAGCTGGTGCAGGCCGTGGTAATCCTGGCTCACTGTCACTCCCTCTGCAGCTTTGTGTGTGGATGCGATGTGAACCCGGACTTTGTCCTGTTCTCCAAATCTCCCAACGACACGCTGCCAGCCTTCAGCCCTTACGATGCTGCCAACGGCAACACCAATGTGCCTCAGTCGCTTGCTGCCCCCTCTGAACATAGAACACGGCGACGG TCCCTGGAATCCAGTTGTGAGATGGTCTTTCTTAGAGAGAGGATCCAGAAGTCCCAGGAGGAACGGGACAAAAGAGAAGAGCAGTTTCTGCAGACACACCAGCAAACAG ACacggaagaggaggaggagatgatTTGCTTCGCAGATCCGTCGCGCTTTATCACAGATCCTGACTTTTGCTATCAGGAGTTCAGCCGCCGAGAGGAAGATCGTTTCCAAGTGTTAAGAATTCAG GACTATTCGTGGGAAGACCACGGCTTCTCCTTGGTCAACAGACTGTACTCGGACATCGGGCACCTGTTGGACGACAGATTCAGAAGTGTAGCCACCCTGCCCTCGTTGCATAGCCCCGACCTGAAGAGAGCCGTCTGGAATtatattcattttgttttaggaATCCG CTATGATGATTATGATTATGGAGAGGTGAACCAGTTGCTGGAACCAGATTTAAAGCTGTACATCAAAGCCGTGGCTTGTTTCCCGGACGCCACAAAAACCCTGATGTGTCCGCTGAGTTTGACCGCCGCTAAAAGCTCTGAACGG ACACACATTAATTTACTCATCATGGAAGCCCGGCTGCAGGCAGAGCTGCTCTACGCACTGAGAGCCATCACTCAGTACATGATTACCTAA